The region CAGCTATCCATTATTAAAAATTTTGTCAGTGGATCCCTCCAAGTACATATAGGTTTCGTGGAGCAGCTCTGGATAGGCGTCTGTCTATTTGCCATGTTCGTGATAGGGCTTGTGATATATCACTGTTACTCCAAGAGCTTGGGTTTTCATGAGAGGTGATCCCATGGTAGAGATCAGTAGGAGGGACTTCATAAAGGGCGGGATCCTAACGTCCATAGCCCTAGCTGCAGCATCCTTGGGGGTTCCACTGGTGCAATATCTTTCCTCAGAGCGCGTGATCACAGGGAAGATAGGGGAGAGCTCCAAATCGCTTCCGCTCAAAATAGCTAATGTGAGTGAGGTTAAGCCCGACTCTCAGGTATCCTTCCTGATGCCCCTGAATCCCGATGGTAGCAGGGGCCAGCACCCCGCGATCCTGATAAGGCTCAGACCCGAGCTGGCCCAGAGGGCTGGGACGGAGTTCAAGGCCTACAGTGCTGTCTGCCCGCACCTCGGATGCATAGTCCATCTGGAGCCCGGAAATGACATATACTGCCCCTGCCATGCCGGTTACTTCAATCCCGTCGATGGGAGCGTCATAGCGGGTCCCCCCAAGAAACCACTTCCCGAGATAGAGATAAGGATCGACGAGGTAGGGGATATTTACGCGGAGGGATGGAGGAAATGAGTTGTGGAGGAAGAGAATCCTGTCTCTCCAGGTTCTTAGACTGGCTCCTCGATAGGCTGGGCATGAGGGAGTTCAAGGAGTTGAAGGTTTACAGGCACACGCTTCACCCCCTCTACAGTCTGGGAGGGCTAACAACTCTGATGTTCGCGATAAACGCGATCACGGGCATACTCCTGCTTATGTTTTACGTGCCCGTCTTTGGGGAGAGCAATCTCGCATATGACAGCATAGTCAGGATAATGGAGGAAGTGGCTTACGGTTCCACCATAAGGAGCTTACACAATTACGCGGCCAACCTGATGATACTGCTCTCCATGCTCCACTTCCTGAGGGTCTACTTCATGGGAGCTTACAAGAGACCTCATGAACTAACCTACGTTGTGGGGATACTCATGGGATTGCTCGCGATCCTCTGCGGGGTCACAGGCTATTCGCTCAGGATGGATCACATTGCGGCCGAGGCGATAAGGATAGGGAACACGCTGGTATCGAACATGCCAGGGGGTAAGTGGATAGCACCTCTGATATACGGGACAGGGACGTTTGACGAGATCCTAGGTAGGTACTTCGGGTTCCACATACTGATAGCGGGTCTCATCGCGATACTCATGCTGCTGCACTTCCTCATGGTGCACATACATCATTCCTCACCTCCCTACGATGGCTCTGATCCCGAGCCCGCGGTACCCTTCTTCCCGAACCACCTCCTGACGGAGGTGGCAGCAATATTCATAGTACTTGGCTCACTGGTGGTGCTGTCAGCGGCCTTCCCGGCCGAACTGGGTCAGAAGTTCCTGCCAACAGAAAAGCTCCCAGTTGGGCAACCCGAGTGGTATCTCATGGCGATCTATTCAGGCATAAAGACTGGAGTTGACCCATTTCTGGCCTTCGCTGTGGTTCCGGGAGTGCTCCTGCTCGTGCTCGTCCTGATGCCTTGGATAGACCCGGTTTATAGCAGGCATCCCAGGAACAGAAGGATAGCGACGCTATACGGGTCCATACTCCTGGGAGAGTTCATAGTCTTCACGATATACGGCACCCTCACACCTGGTCAGG is a window of Candidatus Korarchaeota archaeon NZ13-K DNA encoding:
- a CDS encoding cytochrome bc complex cytochrome b subunit, coding for MEEMSCGGRESCLSRFLDWLLDRLGMREFKELKVYRHTLHPLYSLGGLTTLMFAINAITGILLLMFYVPVFGESNLAYDSIVRIMEEVAYGSTIRSLHNYAANLMILLSMLHFLRVYFMGAYKRPHELTYVVGILMGLLAILCGVTGYSLRMDHIAAEAIRIGNTLVSNMPGGKWIAPLIYGTGTFDEILGRYFGFHILIAGLIAILMLLHFLMVHIHHSSPPYDGSDPEPAVPFFPNHLLTEVAAIFIVLGSLVVLSAAFPAELGQKFLPTEKLPVGQPEWYLMAIYSGIKTGVDPFLAFAVVPGVLLLVLVLMPWIDPVYSRHPRNRRIATLYGSILLGEFIVFTIYGTLTPGQEIPLVHALLVALVTAVAIGLPVARYTSKPVPPRAAMKVRRVRHTPLIVHQGAYIILALLIIQMIALVLGIDAHLKESYTLASLHFGVSIIAFGWLIFVAKVMTVDLHYITRTVEGA